Proteins encoded in a region of the Drosophila sechellia strain sech25 chromosome 2L, ASM438219v1, whole genome shotgun sequence genome:
- the LOC6612132 gene encoding D-3-phosphoglycerate dehydrogenase produces MPLNIKKVLVCDAVDKSCVELLEQHGIKVTYKLKLPVEELCQEVKNFDAAIVRSDTKITAEVLAAGSGSLKVVGRAGAGVDNIDVPAATAQNVVVLNTPGGNSISACELTCILIGSLARPVVPAGQSMKEGRWDRKLYAGTELYGKTLAVLGLGRIGREVAIRMKTWGMRIIGYDPITTEAEAKAAGIEKMTLEEIWPLADYITVHTPLIPATRNLISAQTLAKCKQGVKVVNVARGGIIDEQAVLDGLESGKVAGAAFDVYPEEPPKSAVTKALISHPKVVATPHLGASTSEAQVRVAVEVAEQFIALNGTSPKYTSYAGVINKEALAHYQ; encoded by the exons ATGCCCCTCAATATAAAGAAAGTGCTGGTCTGCGATGCTGTGGACAAATCCTGCGTGGAGCTGCTGGAACAGCATGGGATTAAG GTTACCTACAAACTGAAGCTCCCCGTGGAGGAACTGTGTCAGGAAGTTAAG AATTTCGACGCAGCCATCGTTCGCTCGGATACGAAAATAACCGCGGAAGTTTTGGCCGCCGGATCCGGCAGCCTGAAGGTCGTTGGCCGGGCGGGGGCGGGTGTTGACAACATCGATGTTCCCGCAGCCACGGCGCAAAATGTCGTTGTCCTGAA CACTCCGGGTGGCAATTCCATTTCGGCCTGTGAGCTGACGTGCATCCTAATTGGCTCCTTGGCCCGTCCCGTCGTCCCAGCCGGCCAGAGCATGAAGGAGGGTCGCTGGGACAGGAAGCTCTATGCCGGCACAGAGCTGTATGGAAAAACCCTGGCCGTTCTCGGATTGGGACGCATTGGACGCGAGGTCGCCATTCGGATGAAGACCTGGGGCATGCGG ATTATTGGTTACGATCCCATCACCACGGAGGCGGAGGCCAAGGCGGCGGGCATCGAAAAGATGACGCTGGAGGAGATTTGGCCACTGGCGGACTACATAACCGTGCACACGCCGCTGATTCCAGCCACCAGAA ATCTCATATCGGCGCAGACACTGGCCAAGTGCAAACAGGGCGTCAAGGTGGTGAATGTGGCCCGAGGCGGCATCATCGACGAGCAGGCCGTGCTCGATGGCCTTGAGAGTGGAAAAGTGGCCGGCGCGGCCTTCGACGTTTATCCCGAGGAGCCGCCAAAGTCTGCGGTCACCAAGGCCCTCATAAGTCATCCCAAGGTGGTGGCCACGCCGCATCTGGGCGCGAGCACCTCGGAGGCGCAGGTCCGTGTTGCCGTGGAGGTGGCGGAGCAGTTCATCGCCCTCAATGGAACCTCGCCGAAGTACACCAGTTATGCGGGCGTTATCAACAAGGAGGCACTCGCCCATTACCAGTGA